The following proteins are co-located in the Melanotaenia boesemani isolate fMelBoe1 chromosome 5, fMelBoe1.pri, whole genome shotgun sequence genome:
- the LOC121640518 gene encoding uncharacterized protein LOC121640518: MRLVFVSSSFCLLFTSCLAAALQDQQEVEAGQNVPLQCQAPRNTEILMLEWTRSDLSPEDYVFFYREKRSYERYQHPSFRGRVKLRDSSSVEDGDVSVVLQNTSITDSGTYECLITVRSSGSSERDFSVVSHSINLTVTASAFTDALAEFGRGEDTGGVKGGVRAAASVPAVLLLLGGVFVAVRYCRKPKPPSENSSPAPPEHTPEQRLIQDV, translated from the exons ATgaggcttgtttttgtttcttcctccttctgCCTCCTCTTCACTTCCTGTCTGGCTGCAGCTTTACAAG ATCAGCAGGAGGTGGAAGCTGGACAGAATGTCCCTCTTCAGTGTCAGGCTCccagaaacacagaaatccTCATGTTGGAGTGGACCAGGTCTGATCTCAGCCCAGAGGATTACGTCTTCTTCTACAGAGAAAAGCGCTCGTACGAACGCTACCAGCATCCGTCTTTTAGAGGCCGAGTGAAGCTGAGAGACTCTTCCTCTGTGGAGGACGGAGACGTCTCTGTGGTCCTGCAGAACACCAGCATCACTGATTCAGGAACATATGAGTGTCTGATCACAGTCAGAAGCTCAGGAAGCAGTGAGAGAGACTTCAGTGTTGTCAGTCACTCCATCAACCTGACCGTCACAGCCTCAG CTTTCACTGATGCGCTTGCTGAGTTTGGACGAGGTGAAGACACAGGAGGAGTAAAGGGTGGAGTTAGAGCTGCTGCATCAGTTCCTGCCGTCCTTCTGCTTCTTGGAGGGGTTTTTGTTGCTGTGAGATATTGCAGGAAACCTAAACCACCTTCAGAGAACAGCTCACCAGCTCCTCCTGAACACACTCCTGAACAACGCCTGATCCAGGATGTTTAA